The Alicyclobacillus vulcanalis DNA window TCGCGTCTTCACCGTGCGGGACGGACGCGTCACCGAGGATCGCGCAGCAGGATGAAGCCGAGTATCGGCGCTCTTGACAAGGGCCGGTGATTCGGGTATACAGGGGCATGACGGCCTCGGACGCTCGATGTCCCCGCGGCCCTGTGCAAAGTGAATCACGTACGATGTCAGGTGGAGTCTGTCAAACGACAGGCTCCTTTTCGCGTGTTTGGAGGTGGACCGTTGTCAGCCGACGCGCTTCACGTGGCGCAGCTGTCTCTGCTGAATCTGTTCCTCATGCTGGCGGCCGGCGGTTTGGCCAACAGGCTGGCCGAGCGGCTGCGCGTGCCGGACATTGTCCTCTGCGTCGTTGCAGGGTTTTTGCTCGGGCCGTCCGGCATCGCGGTCCTTCGCGTGCCCGCAGGCGGCGCCTTTCACGACGCCGTCCTGTCGCTAGGCGCCGCGTGGCTTGTGTTTCAGGGCGGGCTTGAAATGCGTTTCCGCGTCTTGCGCCGCATGCTCTTGTCCGTGGTGCTCCTCGCCACCACGGGCCTCTTCCTCACGGCGCTCGTCGTCGGTGGTGCAGGTCACCTCGCCCTGGGCCTGCCGCTCGGTTCCGCGCTCCTGCTCGGTTCACTCTTGGCGTCGACCGATCCCGCCTCGCTCGTGCCCATCTTTCAACGCCTTTCCATCCGCGAGCGCGTGGCACAGGCCGTGATCGCCGAGTCCGCGTTCACCGACGCCACGGGCGCCATGTTGACGGCCCTCGTCGAGAGCCGCGTGGTGGCCGGCTCCGGCCCTCCTCATGCTTGGCTCGATCTCGCCGGCGAGGCGGCACGGCTTGCCCTCGGTGGCGCCGCCGTTGGGGCGGCGTTTGGCGTTGCGGCCGCGTGGCTCATCACGCGGCATGCGCCACCGACACCAGGAGGCAGGTCGCTGTACCTCGTGCTCGCGGCGCTCGGCAGCTACGCGCTGGCGACGAACATGGGCACGAGCGGCTTTATGGCGAGCTTTGTCGCGGGCATGGCCATGGTCCACGTGCCCAACAGCTGGCCCCGCCTCGGGGAACGGCACCGCCTGCAGCTCGAGGGTTTTGTCGATGCCATGTCCATGCAGCTGCGGATGCTCATCTTTGTGTCGCTCGGCAGCCAATTGAACCTGCGGCTCATGGCGCATCATCTCGGACTCGTGCTGCTTGTCGTGGCGGCGTTCATGTTCGTCGCGCGCCCGCTCACCGTGCTGGCGAGTCTTCTGCCGGATCGGCGCGCCCGCTGGACGTGGCGCGAGATCGTGTTCTTCTTCTGGGTGCGCGAGACGGGCACCGTCGCCATTGCGCTCGCCGGACTGGTGGCAAGTGCTGGCGTTTCTCACGGACAAGTGTTTACGCAAGTCGCCACCGTGGCCGTGGTGACCACGCTTTTGCTCCAGGCGAGCACGACGCCTTGGGTGGCGCGCTGGCTGGGACTCATCGAGGCTTGATCGCCTGGGACATTCGAAAGCACCAAGCTTCCTGGCTGACGTTTGCCGCCGATTGCGCCGGTTGCGCGGGGGTTTGGGAAATTGGTGATGGTTGGGGTATACTGGACACAAGCCTATTCCAATGGAGGTGTCCTATGGCTACCAACGTCTCCCGCTTGAAGCACACGCGCATCGATCTCGCCGAGAACGTCAAGCAGCGCATGGTGGAGTTGCTCAACACGCACGTGGTTCACCTGACGGATCTCTGGAACCAGACGAAGCTGGCGCACTGGAACGTCCGCGGTCCTCACTTCATCTCGTATCACGAAATGTTGGACGAGCTCGCCGCGCATCTGGTGGAGGCCATCGACAACGTCGCGGAGCGCGCGACGGCGCTCGGCGGGATCGCCGGCCTGCCCATTCAGGACCTGGCGGCGCAGTCGAAGCTGCCGAAGTGGGACCTGTCTGTAACGAAGGACGTCGAGGTGCTGAGGGCGCTCGCAGACCGCTGGGCGATGGTCGCGAACGAGGCGCGCAAGTTCATTGAGGAGTCGGAAGAGCACGATTCGGACACCGCAGATTTGTTCACGGAAGTCTCCAGGCAGCTGGATCAGGACCTTTGGTTTTTGGAAGCGCACATCGAGCACTGACTTAGGGTTGAAGGGCCCCGCCCGCGCGGCGGGGCTTTTTGCTGTTTTCTCGCCGCAGAGGGGCTGCGCCTGTTGCAGAGGCACTCGGCCTATCGCAGAGGGACTGCGCCAGCCGCACACACTGCTCCGCCTCGCCTCGGTTCAATCTCACAAAAACAAAAATAAAACAACACAAAACAGATTCGTTCGTGTATAATCGTTCTTGTAAACGCTTTTGATGATTGCGCGAGAGGGTGAGTCCCATGTTGCGTGTGGCCGCGGTCGATCTCGGCGCTTCAAGCGGGCGCGTCATGCTCGGCCTTTACGATGGCGCTCGCCTGACGCTCGAGGAGCGGCATCGATTTTCGACTCGCCCAGTCCAAATGGGCAATCATTTATGCACGGACGTCGCCCAGTTGCACGCGCATGTCCTGCGCGGCCTCGACGCGTGTCACCAAGATTCCCGCCTCGACGCCGTGGGCATCGACGGATGGGCGGTGGACTTTGGGTTGGTCAATGACCGAGGCGAGCTCGTCGCGCCGCCCCGTCATTATCGCGATCCCGGCCACGAGGCGGGCGTCGTCCGCGCCGGTCAGCTTATCTCCTCGGACGAACTGTTCTTGGAGACGGGCATTCAGCACCTTCCCTTCAACACCATCTATCAGCTTTTGGCCTTGCAGAGCGAGGCGCCCGATCTCATGTCTCGTACCGCATGGCTTCTGCTTTTGCCTGATCTCTTGAACTTTTTCTTGACGGGCATCCCGCGCGCAGAGTTCACCAACGCCACGACGACACAGCTTGTGTCCGCCGAGACGGGGGACTGGTCCGAGAAGCTCCTCGCGCGCCTCGGCTTGCCCCGGCGGATGTTTCCGGATATCGCGGCGCCCGGTGCCACGCTCGGCCCGGCCCGCAGGCTCACGGCCGTCGGCGCGCCGCAGGTGGTGCATGTCGCGTCTCACGACACCGCCTCCGCTGTGGTGGCCGTGCCCGCCCGTCGGCAACCGTGCCTCTACATCAGCTCCGGCACATGGTCGCTCGTCGGAACCACGGTCCCGTCGCCCATCACAAGCCTGCCCGCGGCGAAGAGCAACTTTTCCAATGAGGGCGGCGTTGGCCATTACCGGTTGCTCAAGAACGTCATGGGCCTCTGGATTCTCCAGGAGGTTCAGCGCGAGTGGGCGGCGGCAGACCAGGCGTTGTCCCTCGCGCAACTGCTGCGCGAGGCCGAGGAGAGTCCCCCGTTTGCGCATCTGTTCGATCCCGACCATCCCCGGTTTCTTCATCCGCCCTCCATGCTCGCGGCGATTCGCGAAGCGTGCGAAGAAGGCGGCCGCGCACCGCGCGAAAGGGGAGAGGTCGTTCGCGCCATCCTCGAGTCGCTTGTGCTCAAGTACCGATGGGTCGTCGAAGAGCTTGCGCGCATCACGGGCTACAGCTTCGATGCCGTCCATGTGGTCGGCGGCGGGTCGCAAAACGCGCTCTTATCCCAGTGGACCGCCGACTGTCTGAATCTTCCCGTTTTCGCCGGGCCGGCGGAAGCGAGTGCTTGGGGCAATGCCGTGATGCAACTTGTCGCGCTCGGCGAACTAGGGTCGCTCGATGAGGCGCGGGAACTCATCCGCACTTCCGTCGACATCCGCGTCTACGAGCCCCGCGCGAGCGAGATGTGGGAGGAACCCTACAAGCGCTTTTGCGATCTCGTCTCCGACCCCCATCGCGCAAGCATGGCCCAACTTGAACCATGAGGAGGATACCGACGTGATCGTCACACACGAAGTCAGTGTTCTACAGGAACTCGTCGACCGATCCCGCCGCCTCGGCGCGGACCGCAGCATCTGCAACTGGGGCGGAGGCAATACGTCTGCAAAGACCACGATGCACGATCACATGGGCCGCGAGATTCGCGTCCTCTGGGTGAAGGGAAGCGGGTCCGACCTGGCCGAGGCGACGGAGAAGAGCTTCACCGCGCTCCGGCTCGACGAAGTGATCCCGCTCATGGAGCGCGAGACCATGACCGACGAGGAGATGGTGGACTACCTCGCGCACTGCATGGTCGACGCCAAGCACCCGCGCTCGTCCATCGAGACGCTGCTGCACGCGTTTCTTCCCTTTGCGCATGTGGACCACACGCATCCCGACGCCATCATCGCGCTTTGCACGAGCACCGGCGGCCGCGAGGCGGCTCGCGAGATCTTCGGCGATCGCGCCGTGTGGGTCCCTTACCTGCGGCCGGGGTTCGCGCTGTCCAAGCTCGTCGCCGAAGCCGTGAAGGCCAATCCGCAGTGCGAATGCGTGCTCATGGAAAAGCACGGGCTCATCACCTGGGGCGACACGTCAGAGGCGTGCTACGCCAACACGCTCCGCATCATCCGCGAAGCGCAGGCGTATCTCGCCGACAAGGCGAGGAAACAGCCATCGTTTGGCGGCGAGCGCTTGGCACCGCTCGATCCCGACGCGCGCCGGCGCATCGCAGTCGAAGTCCTGCCGTTCATCCGCGGCCTGGTCACCGAGCGACAAGGCGCCATCCTCTCGTTCGACGACAGCCCCGAGTTCCTCGAGTTTGCGGGAAGCCACGAGGCGCCGAAGTTGTCTCAGGTGGGCGCCGCCTGCCCGGACCACCTCGTGCACACGAAGCGCCGGCCGCTTTTCGTGGATTGGTCGCCGTCCGAAGGCCTAGAAGGCTTAAAGACGAAGCTCAAAGACGGCCTCCTCGCCTACCGGGACGACTACGTCGCCTACTATGAGCGCAACGTCGATCTCGACGTGCCCATGCACGATCCGTTTCCGCGCATCATCCTGATTCCTGGCCTCGGCGCCATCGGAACCGGCAAGAGCAAAAAGATGGCCAACATTGCCCTCGATCTCTACCGGCGCGCCATCGAAGTGATGCGCGGCGCGACGGCCATCGGCGATTTTGTGTCGCTCAACGAGAAGGAGTCCTTCGACGTCGAGTACTGGCCCCTCGAGCTCTACAAGCTGACGCTCGCGCCGCCCGAAAAGGAGCTGTCCCGCAAGGTGGCGTACATCACCGGCGGGGCCGGCGGCATCGGCAGCGCCACCGCTCGACGCCTGGCCGACGAGGGCGCGCACGTCGTGATCGCCGATCTCGCCGCAGACGCGGCCAGGCGCTTGGCGGAGGAGATTTCAGCCGATCATGGCCCGGGTACGGCGGTGGGCGTCGCCTTGGACGTCACGCGCGAGGATGCCGTGGTGCGCTCGATGGAAGAGGCGGTGCTCGCGTATGGCGGGATCGACCTGTTCGTTTCGAACGCGGGCCTTGCAAGTTCGGCGCCGCTCATCGAAACGACGCTCGAGGAGTGGAACAAAAACGTGGCGGTCCTCGGCACAGGCTACTTCCTCACATCCCGCGAGGCGTTTCGCGTCATGGCGGCGCAAGGTCGCGGGGGCGCCATGGTGTTTGTGACGTCGAAAAACGCCGTGTACGCTGGCAAGGACGCGTCCGCTTACAGCGCGGCCAAGGCCATGGAAAACCATCTTGCGCGCTGCCTGGCCGTCGAAGGCGGCCCGCACGGCATCCGCGTCAACATCGTGATGCCCGACGCGGTGATGCAGGGATCGAACATTTGGAACTCCGCCTGGCGCGAGGAACGCGCCCGCGCTTACGGGATCGCGCCGGAGGAGCTGGAGGATTACTACCGCAGGCGCACCCTCCTTGGGGTGAACATCCTCCCGGAGGATATCGCGGAGGCCATTCTGTTCTTCTGCTCGCCGCGATCGGCCAAAACGACGGGGTGCATGCTGACCGTGGACGGAGGCGTCGCCGCCGCGTTCCCGCGGTGAGGGGGCAACATGGGAGAGGAGTCGTGATCGAATGAGTCGCATGGATCAGGCGTACGCCCTGCTTGAGGCGGAATGTCGCGATCGCGGCGTGGACTTGGACGCCGCCTGCCGCCGCCTCGCGGCGCTGGAAGTGGAGACGCCCTCGTGGGGCTATGGCGATTCGGGCACGCGTTTCAAAGTGTTCCGCCAACGAGGTGTGCCGCGCAACCCGTTTGAAAAAATCGACGATGCGGCCGTGGTCCACCGGCTGACGGGCGCCTGCCCGTCCGTGGCCATCCACATTCCATGGGACAAGGTGGACGACTATCGGGCACTGGCGGATCACGCTCGCAACCAGGGCCTTCGAATCGGTGCGGTGAATCCGAACCTGTTTCAGGATGACGACTACATGCTCGGAAGCCTGACCAACGTGCAGCCGGAGATACGGCGCAAGGCCATTCGGCACATGTTGGAGTGCGTCGACATCATGCGCGAGGTCGACTCGAGCGTGCTAAGCCTGTGGGTCCCGGACGGCACCAATTACCCGGGCCAGGGCGACATTCGCCGGCGCAAGCGATGGCTGGAAGAGGCGCTGAGAGAGGTCTACGCGGCGCTTGAACCCGGCATGCGGCTTTTGATCGAATACAAGTTTTTCGAGCCGGCATTCTACCACACGGATTTGGCGGATTGGGGTATGGCGTATCTCGCTGCCGAAAAACTTGGACCACAGGCGCAGGTCTTGGTGGACACGGGCCACCATCCTCAGGGTACGAACGTGGAGCATATCGTCGCGCTTTTGTTGGATGAGGGACGCCTCGGGGGATTCCATTTCAACAGCCGAAAGTACGCGGATGATGATTTGATTGTAGGGGCGATTCACCCCTACGAGTTGTTCCTCATCTTCTGTCAAATTCTCGAGGCTGAACAGTCGGACGATGAGCGCGTTGCCAGCACGGCTCGCTCGATCGCGTACATGATCGACCAGAGCCATGCCATTGAACCGAAGATACCGGCCATGATCCGTTCCGTGTGCAACATCCAGACGCAATTTGCGAAGGCGCTTCTGGTTCCGTGGCACTTGTTGCGCGAACGTCAAGAGGCCAACGACGTTCTCGGCGCGGAGGCGGTGCTTCGTGAAGCGTTCGAGATGGATGTGAGGCCGATGCTCTACAGGCTAAGGGAAGAGAAAGGGCTTCCTGCGGACCCAATCAAGGCGTTTTATGAGAGCGGGTACGAAGAGAAGATTTCTGAGAGAGGGTTCGGGGGAAGTGGGTGGTGATTTTTTTGATTGTGACCGTTTGTGTCTGATTTATATTGACTCTATAGCTGAAAGTGTTAAAATGTTTGGTGAAAGCGAATACAGAGGTTGATGGAATGCGAGGGATTTGGGTTGGGTATTGTGGTATACGACGTGCGGACCGAGTATCGCAGGCGTCCTATGGGGATCACTCAGACTAATCCGAGATTTTCGTGGAAGATTGAGTCTGACATGTGCCGTACCTATCAAGCATCTTACCGAATCCAAGTTGCGCTGGACCAAGAATTCACGAAAATTGTATGGGACTCGGGGATGACAAATAGCGATAAGTCTGTTCATGTACCATATAATGGAGAAAATCTTAAACCGGACACACGCTACTTCGTCAGAGTGAAAGTTGTTGACAATTACGGGCGTGAGTCAGATTGGTCCGAGTTCGAATACTTCCATGTTGGCCCGCTTAGCGATGAAGACTGGAGCGGAGCCGAGTTTATAACGGCTGATTTTGAGTCACCAGACCAAAAAGTGAGTCCTATTCTTCGAAAGGATTTCGAAGTTCATGGTGCGGTCAAGAGAGCCATGCTCTACATCACGAGCCTTGGTTTATATGAGGCGTACTTGAATGGTGAACGCGTTTCGGACTGGGTGCTCACTCCTGGATGGACCAGTTATCACCATCGACTTCAGTTCCAGGCCTTCGATGTCACGGGGCTTGTGACAGATCATAACTGCCTTTGTGTAATGCTGGGCGACGGCTGGTATCGAGGTCCTCTGACATGGAAGAGGTTTAAGAACCTATATGGAGATCGCAGGGCCGTCCTCGCTCTGTTGAGCATCGAGCATGACGACGGCTCGCGCGAGGTGGTAGTTAGCGACGAGACATGGCGGGCCACACGAGGACCGGTGCTCAGCTCTGGTCTGTACGACGGTGAGGTATATGACGCCACGATCTCTTTAACGTCTTTGCTAGCTCCTCATATGGGAGATCACACACAGTGGTCGACCACAACCATTGTTCCAGGAATAAGTAAATCTATACTTGTGGGGCAGGAAAATGAGCCGTGCAGAGTGGTCGAATACGTCCATCCGATCCGTTTCATCAAGACTCCCTCAGGAGACGAAGTAATTGATTTCGGTCAAAATATGGTTGTTTGGGTTGAATTTAGAATTGAAGCGCCTGCGGGGACCAAAATTGAACTTGAACATGCTGAAGTTCTAGACAAAAACGGCGAGTTCTACACGGGTAACCTCAGAACTGCGCAGCAACGGGACATATATATCTGCTCAGGCCACGGAGAAGAAACTTACTCTCCCCATTTTACGTTCCATGGGTTCAGGTATGTGAGGGTGAAAGGGTGGCCCGGGGACCTCGACATCACAAAATTCGTAGGTTGCGTAGTTCATACAGATCTTGAACGTACCGGAGATTTTCGGTGCTCTGACGAGGACGTGAACCGGCTGCAGCACAACATTGTCTGGGGCCAGAAGGGCAATTTCGTCGATGTACCAACAGATTGTCCGCAACGTGATGAACGCCTGGGATGGACGGGCGACGCCCAGGTCTTCGCTTCCACAGCTGCGTTCAACATGAATGTGGCGCCGTTTTTTCAAAAATGGCTGCGTGATCTGAAAGTGGACCAGTATGTAGACGGGGGTGTTCCGCCCGTAATCCCTGACGTTTTCTTTGGGGATCCTGAGCGTCAGCATCAATCATCGAGCGCCTGGGCCGACGCTGCCGTGATATGCCCATGGACAATGTACTTGTACTATGGAGATCTTAGGTTCCTCGAAGAGCAGTATGACAGTATGAAGAGACTTGTGGAATATATGAGATCTCAAGGAAGTTCGGAGTACCTATTTGACACGGGCTTTCACTTTGGCGATTGGCTAGGGCTTGATTCTCCGCCAGGTAGCTACAAGGGTGCTACACCGGACGAATATGTGGCCACAGCTTTCTACGCTTTCTCAAGCAACCTAACGAGTAGAACGGCCACGGCCCTTGGAAGAGACGATGAGGCACGTGAATACTATGAGCTCTATCAACGCGTGTCACAGGCATTCCGTGATCGCTACGTTACTCAAGAAGGGAGGCTTGCTGTTCAGACGCAGACAGCGCACGTACTTGCTCTCCACTTTGATCTTCTCTTACCCCATCAGAGACAGACGTGCGCTAACGAACTGGTTCGTCTGATCCGGGAAAACGGATACAAACTCACAACTGGGTTTGTCGGGACTCCATATTTGTGTCACGTGTTAAGCAATTATGGCTTTCACGATGTCGCGTGTCGGTTGTTTTTCAGTCGAGAATTTCCCTCGTGGCTATACGAAGTGGCTATGGGGGCGACGACCATATGGGAACATTGGGACAGTCTTAAACCGGACGGCACGTTCTGGAGCGATGACATGAACTCGTTTAACCATTACGCTTACGGGTCTATCGGCGATTGGATGTATCGCGTCCTAGGTGGTATTAATCCTGTAGAGGAAAAACCGGGATTTAGGAAGGTGTTGTTGCGACCTCGGCTCACCGACCGTTTAGGCTTTGTACACGTCTCGTTGATGACGCAATACGGGGAACTGGCAGTTGAATGGAGAAGGCATAGCGACAGGACGTTGGGTGTGAGCTTAAGCATTCCGGTAAATGTAGACGCCGAGCTTGATTTGAAACATTTTGACGGATACCAGTTAGGTAGGACCGAGTACGAAAAACTCCTAGTAGTCGACCCGCACGTCAAAGTGTCCGAAAGTGGTCACAAAGTTTGCCTCGGCTCCGGGAAATATCACCTTGTTCTTCAGCCGATTTAATGATCTTCTGTATTAACGCAGGAGGTATGGAAGTGATAGAACACAATGTTGCTAAGAAGGGACACGAGTTAGAACGGGACGTTTCAGCACCGGCTACAGCGACCGGCGCACCAACAAGGGGTTCTATGCGTGGTGAGCTACGCAAAGCGCTGTTGCTCATACCAAGTGTATTGCTCATACTGTGCTTCAGCTATTATCCGGCGGTGCGTGCCGTAGTCGGCTCATTTACACAGTGGAACGGGTTCAATGCGCCTGTGTTCGTGGGATTCCAGAATTACGTCAGCTATGTGACCTCGTCGACGTTTGGCGTCGAGATGAGGAACATTTGCATTCTGTTTATCGGAGGGATTCTCGCGTCAATTGTGTTCCCGTTTATTGGAGCAGAATTGCTGAACGGGCTGCCTAATGGAAGGGCGCAAACTGTTATCAAGTATCTGTTTGTCATACCCTTAGCGATCCCTCAAGTGGTTCTCATCTATATTTGGGCCAATTTGCTTAATCCTAATACTGGAATGGTTGACGCCTTGCTGTCGCTGGCTCACGTGTCTCCAATTCAGTGGTTTAGCGGGCCCCGTACTGCATTGCTTTCAATTCTACTGATTGGTTTTCCTTGGATCTCACAGCTCTCGTTCCTCATTTTGCTCGCAGGTCTTCAAAGCATAGAGAAGGACATACGGGACGCTGCCATGATCGATGGTATTGGTGCGTTTGCAAGGGTGTTTAAAATCGACATTCCAATGATCATGTCGCAAATACAATTTGTAGTTGTGATATCTGGTATTGGAATTGTCCAAAACATCGTACCGATACTCCTTCTTACCAACGGCGGGCCGGGAAATGCGACCATGGTACCAGGATTTGACATGTACGAATCTGCGTTTCAGTACAACGAGCTTGGCTACGGAATGGCAATTGGGACCTTGCTGTTTGTTGCAATGATGGCAGTGACGTTAATTGTGCTGAGGGTCTTTCGAGCGAGGACATAACGGTGTATGACTCTTAAACTCGCGTGAGGGGGTGATCGCGGGACGGCTCAGGTTGTAAGACAAACTTCCCTAAACCAATGTAGCTGCTTCTTTACGCGTCTATGCCTGGAACGAGGGTGCGGATACCAAGTTAGCGAGAGGGGTAAATGTGTATGCCAAAGAAGTACGTAAACGCGAGAAAGGCAGCTTTCGCCGCCGGTGCATCGATTG harbors:
- a CDS encoding cation:proton antiporter, which codes for MSADALHVAQLSLLNLFLMLAAGGLANRLAERLRVPDIVLCVVAGFLLGPSGIAVLRVPAGGAFHDAVLSLGAAWLVFQGGLEMRFRVLRRMLLSVVLLATTGLFLTALVVGGAGHLALGLPLGSALLLGSLLASTDPASLVPIFQRLSIRERVAQAVIAESAFTDATGAMLTALVESRVVAGSGPPHAWLDLAGEAARLALGGAAVGAAFGVAAAWLITRHAPPTPGGRSLYLVLAALGSYALATNMGTSGFMASFVAGMAMVHVPNSWPRLGERHRLQLEGFVDAMSMQLRMLIFVSLGSQLNLRLMAHHLGLVLLVVAAFMFVARPLTVLASLLPDRRARWTWREIVFFFWVRETGTVAIALAGLVASAGVSHGQVFTQVATVAVVTTLLLQASTTPWVARWLGLIEA
- the dps gene encoding DNA starvation/stationary phase protection protein Dps: MATNVSRLKHTRIDLAENVKQRMVELLNTHVVHLTDLWNQTKLAHWNVRGPHFISYHEMLDELAAHLVEAIDNVAERATALGGIAGLPIQDLAAQSKLPKWDLSVTKDVEVLRALADRWAMVANEARKFIEESEEHDSDTADLFTEVSRQLDQDLWFLEAHIEH
- a CDS encoding rhamnulokinase, whose translation is MLRVAAVDLGASSGRVMLGLYDGARLTLEERHRFSTRPVQMGNHLCTDVAQLHAHVLRGLDACHQDSRLDAVGIDGWAVDFGLVNDRGELVAPPRHYRDPGHEAGVVRAGQLISSDELFLETGIQHLPFNTIYQLLALQSEAPDLMSRTAWLLLLPDLLNFFLTGIPRAEFTNATTTQLVSAETGDWSEKLLARLGLPRRMFPDIAAPGATLGPARRLTAVGAPQVVHVASHDTASAVVAVPARRQPCLYISSGTWSLVGTTVPSPITSLPAAKSNFSNEGGVGHYRLLKNVMGLWILQEVQREWAAADQALSLAQLLREAEESPPFAHLFDPDHPRFLHPPSMLAAIREACEEGGRAPRERGEVVRAILESLVLKYRWVVEELARITGYSFDAVHVVGGGSQNALLSQWTADCLNLPVFAGPAEASAWGNAVMQLVALGELGSLDEARELIRTSVDIRVYEPRASEMWEEPYKRFCDLVSDPHRASMAQLEP
- a CDS encoding bifunctional aldolase/short-chain dehydrogenase, with the translated sequence MIVTHEVSVLQELVDRSRRLGADRSICNWGGGNTSAKTTMHDHMGREIRVLWVKGSGSDLAEATEKSFTALRLDEVIPLMERETMTDEEMVDYLAHCMVDAKHPRSSIETLLHAFLPFAHVDHTHPDAIIALCTSTGGREAAREIFGDRAVWVPYLRPGFALSKLVAEAVKANPQCECVLMEKHGLITWGDTSEACYANTLRIIREAQAYLADKARKQPSFGGERLAPLDPDARRRIAVEVLPFIRGLVTERQGAILSFDDSPEFLEFAGSHEAPKLSQVGAACPDHLVHTKRRPLFVDWSPSEGLEGLKTKLKDGLLAYRDDYVAYYERNVDLDVPMHDPFPRIILIPGLGAIGTGKSKKMANIALDLYRRAIEVMRGATAIGDFVSLNEKESFDVEYWPLELYKLTLAPPEKELSRKVAYITGGAGGIGSATARRLADEGAHVVIADLAADAARRLAEEISADHGPGTAVGVALDVTREDAVVRSMEEAVLAYGGIDLFVSNAGLASSAPLIETTLEEWNKNVAVLGTGYFLTSREAFRVMAAQGRGGAMVFVTSKNAVYAGKDASAYSAAKAMENHLARCLAVEGGPHGIRVNIVMPDAVMQGSNIWNSAWREERARAYGIAPEELEDYYRRRTLLGVNILPEDIAEAILFFCSPRSAKTTGCMLTVDGGVAAAFPR
- the rhaI gene encoding L-rhamnose isomerase, whose protein sequence is MSRMDQAYALLEAECRDRGVDLDAACRRLAALEVETPSWGYGDSGTRFKVFRQRGVPRNPFEKIDDAAVVHRLTGACPSVAIHIPWDKVDDYRALADHARNQGLRIGAVNPNLFQDDDYMLGSLTNVQPEIRRKAIRHMLECVDIMREVDSSVLSLWVPDGTNYPGQGDIRRRKRWLEEALREVYAALEPGMRLLIEYKFFEPAFYHTDLADWGMAYLAAEKLGPQAQVLVDTGHHPQGTNVEHIVALLLDEGRLGGFHFNSRKYADDDLIVGAIHPYELFLIFCQILEAEQSDDERVASTARSIAYMIDQSHAIEPKIPAMIRSVCNIQTQFAKALLVPWHLLRERQEANDVLGAEAVLREAFEMDVRPMLYRLREEKGLPADPIKAFYESGYEEKISERGFGGSGW
- a CDS encoding family 78 glycoside hydrolase catalytic domain; protein product: MECEGFGLGIVVYDVRTEYRRRPMGITQTNPRFSWKIESDMCRTYQASYRIQVALDQEFTKIVWDSGMTNSDKSVHVPYNGENLKPDTRYFVRVKVVDNYGRESDWSEFEYFHVGPLSDEDWSGAEFITADFESPDQKVSPILRKDFEVHGAVKRAMLYITSLGLYEAYLNGERVSDWVLTPGWTSYHHRLQFQAFDVTGLVTDHNCLCVMLGDGWYRGPLTWKRFKNLYGDRRAVLALLSIEHDDGSREVVVSDETWRATRGPVLSSGLYDGEVYDATISLTSLLAPHMGDHTQWSTTTIVPGISKSILVGQENEPCRVVEYVHPIRFIKTPSGDEVIDFGQNMVVWVEFRIEAPAGTKIELEHAEVLDKNGEFYTGNLRTAQQRDIYICSGHGEETYSPHFTFHGFRYVRVKGWPGDLDITKFVGCVVHTDLERTGDFRCSDEDVNRLQHNIVWGQKGNFVDVPTDCPQRDERLGWTGDAQVFASTAAFNMNVAPFFQKWLRDLKVDQYVDGGVPPVIPDVFFGDPERQHQSSSAWADAAVICPWTMYLYYGDLRFLEEQYDSMKRLVEYMRSQGSSEYLFDTGFHFGDWLGLDSPPGSYKGATPDEYVATAFYAFSSNLTSRTATALGRDDEAREYYELYQRVSQAFRDRYVTQEGRLAVQTQTAHVLALHFDLLLPHQRQTCANELVRLIRENGYKLTTGFVGTPYLCHVLSNYGFHDVACRLFFSREFPSWLYEVAMGATTIWEHWDSLKPDGTFWSDDMNSFNHYAYGSIGDWMYRVLGGINPVEEKPGFRKVLLRPRLTDRLGFVHVSLMTQYGELAVEWRRHSDRTLGVSLSIPVNVDAELDLKHFDGYQLGRTEYEKLLVVDPHVKVSESGHKVCLGSGKYHLVLQPI
- a CDS encoding carbohydrate ABC transporter permease is translated as MIEHNVAKKGHELERDVSAPATATGAPTRGSMRGELRKALLLIPSVLLILCFSYYPAVRAVVGSFTQWNGFNAPVFVGFQNYVSYVTSSTFGVEMRNICILFIGGILASIVFPFIGAELLNGLPNGRAQTVIKYLFVIPLAIPQVVLIYIWANLLNPNTGMVDALLSLAHVSPIQWFSGPRTALLSILLIGFPWISQLSFLILLAGLQSIEKDIRDAAMIDGIGAFARVFKIDIPMIMSQIQFVVVISGIGIVQNIVPILLLTNGGPGNATMVPGFDMYESAFQYNELGYGMAIGTLLFVAMMAVTLIVLRVFRART